The following is a genomic window from Labeo rohita strain BAU-BD-2019 chromosome 15, IGBB_LRoh.1.0, whole genome shotgun sequence.
GATGCTGGTGCAGCTCCACTAATGGAAGACTTCTCAGAAACCCAGCCGACGGCTGTTTGGCCTTTACGTCGATGGATCTGACCAATGAACAGGTCGATCGCATTTAAAGGGGAAGGAACCTGGACTCGAGTAACCAATCAGAAACGCACTGAGCTGAATCAGGGAACGTGGCTGTGCTCAGAACGGCATTCTAGCATACTATCCTCACTCTTTCCGCAGTATATAGTATGCATACTGTGCACAGTATGCAAATGTTCTTATGCACGGCAGGAGCTAAGACATCTACCTAAAGCTGAGCGGCTTATTTATACAgcacagattgtttcaaagcagcttcacagtcataaacaggaaaacaacagtgttaatgttgcaaaatgcaattatgaaacaaatctAATTTCAGCGTATTTAGTAATGCTAATACAATTTAATCCAATAACAGCATCAGTCTTGCAAAGTTCCAGTAGAACactatcccacaatgcaatgcattcGACTTTCTATTTACAGCGTGAAAAACGaactacactttttttaatggatgcTTTACACaaaatttacatgcatttatttcagaCATCTGCTGAATTAGACATGCAACatagtgaaaaaaaatgtagcacACTACTGTTGTGCACCATTTCacatactatttttaaaaaaatatgaggcAGTATTAAGTATATactgtgcagtaaacagtacGCTAGCACTCCATTCTGAACACAGCCTGCGTTTTAACGGggagtgattaaaaaaaaaaacactgagcgAAGGAAAGCCGGGGCAGTATATTCTCTGGCTTGAAGTGGTTTCGTCCAGTTTAGTTACTCAGAGGGCAGTCTGTGCTTTTGGCAGGATAAAAAACCCCGATCTCTCTGAGAGAGCGGTTTGAAAACAGGCGTACGGTGAAATGAGAGCAGACGGATCCGTTTACTGAATGCAAAATCTCAGATTGTGATTTTGAATACATTCGAAACACCACGGAAAAAGTTTTTTCCTCACTCCTTTCAAATAAAAGAGTTCTGTGTGGATGTTTGTAACATTCGCTGCGCCATTTACTGGCTCAGAAATCGTCATGATTATGACATCGTAACCATAAGCTCATTAACATATCTCCACCCACATTTACACATCAACACCTATTCAGCGGCCCGCCCCAATAAACGTTCACCAGTCGTAACAGTTCATTTACATAAACaagtcttaaaggtacagtagcaAGCCTGTTTCAGACATTTTTGAACGTCGAGTAACATTATAAGAGGGGATTCAACGTAAAATGCTACAGAAGTGTGGAATATGACATTTGATACAGTGGAATGAGATGAAGCAGCTTCCGTTCCAGTCCGAGCCTATCAGCAGAGCATGTTCCTGAACCCTCCAGCCAATCCGAGAGCAGAGTTCACAAGCCCCCTCCCCCTCCCACccagaataaaaaaacagagCAATGATTGGAGGACACAATCGATGAGAACATTCGATATTAATGAGGTGAGCGACGTATAGCGGTGAGTGAAAGTGCTTTTGGCATTCATAAATCAACGTGTGATCATCGAACATGGCTTTAAAGCTCAGACTCCCGAAAGAAAACACCCTCACGCGTCTCCACGAGCACGTGACGCGAACAGACTCTTGCCAGACtttgcataaaatgtaaaatcatgtCCTGATTTTTTTCAGAGACtcctaaaatattttcacaGGCAAGATTCagcttttttaatatgttgtttttttttttttatcatgttacGTCGTTAATTTTTGTTTCGGTTGATGTTTGTCGATGCTGAAATTGCTGTTGTTTGTTCGGGTGTAAGAAAGCATTCAGCTCCAGGGGTcaccatatgtgtgtgtgtgtgtgtgtgtgtgtgtgtgtgtgagtgtgtatgtgtgtgtacatttacAGGTcagtgtgtatgcgtgtgtgtggcTATGAGCCTTCATGATCGGTAGAGTCCTGGTTGATCTCTTTCCTGGTGCCCATAGTGGGAGTTCCTGAGTTTTTCCTGGACCGTTGCTTCTCGTCAATATCATGCAGCGACGGCTCCTTATACATACACACTGACACACAGAGagacaaatatatacaaaacatCATTATTAAACAGCAGTGATTTTTGCAACTAGTGATGCATTAATATAGTGTGATTCAAAcatatgagagaaaaaaaactcaatttgtGCATTATTCACTATCTGAatttttcattacaaattaCCAGTATTAAgatgaaaaagtgaaaaatctACATGAATTTGCATCtgcatgaatataaatatatatatgaaaaattcAGTTTGTGAATAATgcaatatatacactaccgttcaaaagtttggggtcagtacatttttattgtttcttttcttttttttcttttttttaagaaattaatacttttattcaccaaggatgtattaagttaataattaaaagtttattaaaagttaataataaataatttacattgttataaaatatttagattttgaataaacactgtactttttaaacttgttattcatgaaagaatcctgaaaaaaaaaaaaaaaaaaaaaaaaaaaaaatcacaggttccaaaaaatatttggcagcacaactgttgatattatccaacattgatcattctaataataaatctgcatattagaatgatttctgaaggatcatgtgacacttaagactgcagtaacagctgataaaaattcagcttttcatcacaggaataaattctattttaaagtatgttaaaataaaaaacattattttatattgtaaaaacattttgcaatattactgtttttttctatatttttaatcaaataaatgcagccttgatgagcataagagacttctttaaagactattacaagtcttactgaccccaaacgtttgaacagtagtgtacatatatatatatatatatgtgtgtgtgtgtgtgtgtgtgtgtgtgtgtgtgtctgtgtctgagtgtatatgtatatattttgcattattcacTAACTGAatttttcattacaaattacatttcattacaaATCTAATATCTAATAACATAcatctatatatgtatatatatatgtatatatagtgtgtgtgtatgtgtatgcatatttgcatattagtctgtacacacacacacacacatatatatatatatatatatgtgtgtgtgtgtgtgtgtgtgtgtgtagagtaAATTATATAGAATATTATGACAAATGTTGACAATTTATAGTATAtctatagtatatagtatagtataaagaagtaaaatacagtaaaaatctagttaacaaataataaatgtatgattttcactccttatattatattagattttcaacatttattttatttcagctttattcataggttaaatattttactaaaacacttaaaattccaaattgtattttattgtttacattttaaaacaccaaTTAAAATTCCATACAAAGAACACTTCTGAGTAATGACAGTTGAATTcagtttgaattttaaattgattcattaaaacagtttgaaataactacttatgtaaattatttaaacttttcaaatatttaaacatttttttcaattaaagttGAAAACAGAGACGTTCTTAACACATCTCAAGTGTACTCTCATAATTgtcaggaaaataaataaataaataataataataataataataattatatatatatatatatatatataagatttgtaatgtttttttaatgtttaagtctcttctggtcaccaagcctgcatttatttgatgccaagtacaacaaaaacagtcaaatttagaaatattttttactatttaaaataactgtttcctatttgaatatattttaaaatgtaatttattttgtgatttcaaagctgaattttcagcatcattactccagccttcagtgtcatgtgatccttcagaaatcattctaatattctgatttgctgctcaaaaaacatgtattattattattatgttgaaaacggcagagtagaattgtttcaggtttctttgataaatagaaagttcagaagaacagcatttatctaaaaaagaattttttgtaacattataaatgcctaaatgtaaaagtatccttgctaaataaaagtattaatttctataatttctatttatcaaataatcctgaatgaaatgtactcagctgttttaaatattgataataataacaataataaatgtttctttaacagcaaatcagcatattagaatgatttctgaaggatcatgtgacacttaagactggagtaatgatgctgaaaattcagctttgatcacagaaataaattacattttacaatatattcaaatagaaagcagttattttaaatagtaaaaatatttcacaatattactgcttttgctgtattttggatcaaataaatgtaggcttggtgagcagaagacacttctttaaaaaacattagtaTATGCTTATAGGAATTAAGTacattgtacatattttttgaTGTAGATACATAGCAGtaaaggccacctaatataaagtgggcccgaatatacagtaaatatttcatgcatcgcccagccctacttaTGCAcgcgcatgtgtgtgtgtcctcaCCTTCAATGGGTCTGGGCACGAAGTGTGAACACGGTTTAGTTTTCTTGACCCGGTTTCCCTTCATGATGAGTCCTTCTTTATTGAGTCCGAGGAACCAGGCGCGTCCGCTCTCATGTTGGCGGTACAGCGTGGACGAGTAGATCACGTAATAATTCTCAAACACGCTCTCCTTAAACTTACACTCCGCTGTGAACACTTCCTACACACAGACAGAAACAGAGAGATAATAGAgatgttaaaacacaattacagctctcaggtgtgtgtgtgtgtgtgtgtgtgtgtgtgtgtgtctttatagaGTCTTTGTCCCAGTTTCTTTATAAAGTCTTTTGCATGCACAGGTGGGGAAGGTGGAGACGGCCATCAACCAGAGCAGAAACCACCTCaggtgaacaaacacacacacacacatttggcACAATTagcattttgtatatattacataCAGTGGGGTATAAAAACCTGAGACCACCAGTGAAAATGCTTATGTTTTGCATTGGAAAtgtaataaatcattttcattacaaattacaaattcaTTAGAAATCAGAATAACAATGTAAGTGAAACATTaaactgaaaatgcatatcatttgAGAATGTACTTCAACAGTAGCAAGAAAAATCACTAAATATTATGGacgttttatgtgtttttaaatttataatatttgattttacatcaattttaaaatttttagacAACAGAGCTTGAGTAAAACAAGGTTTGTACTAAATATACAATTCAAGATACTTATGATTATTTTAAGTATCTAgattacttattatttattattattagacactaaattacacacatacaccctgaaaacacaaatttatgaagcagttatttttgtttttaaaaacatatgttTGTAGTAAGTACGTACAAGCGTTTATACACAATATGTACAAATATCCACTAGTCAGAAGTATTTGAACtgatataagatttttaatgttttttaaagaagtctcttctgctcatcaagcctgcatttatttgatccaaagcacagcaaaaacagtaaaaaaaaaaaaaaaatttactattcaaaagaacgtttttctatttgaatatattttgaaatgtaatttattcctgtgatcaaacctgaattttcggcatcattgtcacatgatccttcagaaagcattctaatatgctgatttgctgctcaagaattttttattattattattattaatatttaaattaataatttttaggattctttgatgaatagaaagatacaaagatcagcatttatctgaaataaaaagcttttgtaacattatacactataccattcaaaagcttggagtcaattttttattttttacttttttgggaaagaaattatagaaatatatacttttatttaacaaggatgctttaatttgatcaaaagcgatgataaagacatttataatgttacaaaagatttctatttcagataaatgctgttcttctgaactttctattcatcaaagaaacctgaaaaaattctactcagctgctttcaacataataataacaataaatgttttttgagcagcaaatcagaatattataatgatttctgaaggatcatgtgactggagtaatgatgctaaaaattcagctttgaaatcacaggaataaattgcattttaaaatatattcaaatagaaagaagttattttaaatagtaaaaaaattgtaaaaattgtactgtttttgctgtactttaaatcaaataaatgcaggcttgttgaggagaagagacttctttaaaatcttactgtttaaaaacctttgactggtagtgtattttatataattttttccacaatatttaactggtagtgtatatttatccTAAAACCCATCAATACATGttaataacatatataatatatcagtattgtaatgcaatttaaaaaatgtatagattttTGTATATACTACATGATGTTGTTAAAgttgcatatataaataaaaatatgttgctGACATATATGGTTGCTGCATATAATGCCAAAACATCATATAGATATTATTAACATATGCACATTTTACAATGGGgattttatatatgttataaactTATATCTTGATCTACCCAGAGAATATACTtcgtaaaaaatatattttaccttACAGGTAACATAAATTGACAATATCACTTTTAAAATAGAGCaatatatgtcatatattatatttatggaTGTCTAAGTATCGTAAAGTTATATTTACCACAGGCCTTATTTTACTCATGAATTGAAATTAGGTTTCTGTGTTTTCACATCATGGCTGCAGCactatgttttaaaatttaaatgctaAAACTGTTTATTCTCAGGTATGTGTTTGTTTCTCATATATTCAACGCAggctcaaacttttgaaccctACTGTATtttacacacacgcacacacacatacagaagtAAAGGAGATGTGCTCTCTTTGCCATCTCAGCACCTCAAACCACTTTAGCAGATTAAACGTCACCACTAAATAACGAGTAGAAAACCTCTCACACATATACAACCCTGATCTACAACATCCAGACAATAAAACTGCTGAACACACTCagtaaaatataatacacacacaaattacaACACCACCAGTCTGAGTGGTGATATTTGTGTGTTTACAAATGAATGGAAGGCAATTCACAAATATGAatcataaactaaaattaaaaataaaataaaaacataaaaatgatgtGATCGGCGGAAGTTATCAAATAGTAATTTGAGTGTAAAACTGAAAGATGTTTCATGCATAtgaatcaaaatacatttatagattaattttgcatttgcaaaaCCAATTTAATGACAAATGAATTTTGTGGAACttgcattcatttaaaacaaatatctcCCCATGCCAAAATACCAGGGCTGTTAAATGATtcatcatgattaatcgcatgcaaaataaaagtttgtgtttacatatatacacacacagatgcatgtacactgtaaaaaaacaaacaaacaaaaaaaaaaacaatttgttgagtcaacttaaaataatttgttaccctgctgccttaaaattttaaattcagtcaactcaaataagtgtTGTCAACgtgaaatgttatgttttaccAAGAGAAAActtatatttgatatttgagttgactaaacaaaaaaaattggtttgttaaacttaaaagctgggcttgttacctagctggcttaaaattttaagttgaatgaactcaaatatttaagttgtcacttaatacaactttttcaagttgactgaacttaaaatttcaagacAGCCAggaaacaaattatttcaagttgactcaacaaatcgttttttccagtgtacatatttaagaaaaaaatattataacatatgTTATatgtatgttaaataatataaagtatatgttataataaacacaagcttttattttgcatgcgattaaccacgattaatcatttgacagccctacaaaatatactgtaaaggtttttaccagtttcaacttaaaaacttaagtttagcagctgccttaaaattttaagttaaatcaacttaaaagtacgagtcatttaaacttattttattgtagttgaaatgacttgtacttttaagttgatttaagtTTTGAAACTGGAGAATTCTTtttacagttttctattttttacacagttttgtgCATATATGAAAAGTTCACATATATGTTCTTATATCACAAAACTGCTGAATTCTTCATAAAACTCAACATCACTTAATAATATCACAGCTGCATTATTACCTTGTTgcccattcattttcaatcaTCAATTATTTCTTGCATACACACTTACTGCATTAcaacattcacaaacacaaacacacacccacaaagaaacacacacgcacacattgaCTGTCACACTTTGCCAGAAGTTCATTATCACACTAAAACTGAGTTAATTAACACTTTCTCACCCCAAAGATAGAACAACATCCAGAACAGCTGAtcctgacacacacagacatgtgtAATGTTACATAACTCTCAATATAAACTTTcataaatatgcatttctatAAGTTCAGCTTCTATGAGTCATACAGTATAAAAGATCAATCTGCAGTTGCACAACAATGACGCAGACATTTCatcaatttattataatatgtttTGAAACAAACTTGAAAACACTTGTTTTTTCCCCATAGTTTGTGCTGATGTTGAGATCAGATCTG
Proteins encoded in this region:
- the fgf12b gene encoding fibroblast growth factor 12 isoform X2; amino-acid sequence: MTRYCSLFRRLLSHGSKGEDEDEEEGPAKIISTEPEPQLKGIVTRLFSEQGFYLQMQPDGTVSGTKDENSDYTLFNLIPVGLRVVAIQGVKAGLYVAMNGEGFLFSSEVFTAECKFKESVFENYYVIYSSTLYRQHESGRAWFLGLNKEGLIMKGNRVKKTKPCSHFVPRPIEVCMYKEPSLHDIDEKQRSRKNSGTPTMGTRKEINQDSTDHEGS
- the fgf12b gene encoding fibroblast growth factor 12 isoform X4 is translated as MESKDKSAEPQLKGIVTRLFSEQGFYLQMQPDGTVSGTKDENSDYTLFNLIPVGLRVVAIQGVKAGLYVAMNGEGFLFSSEVFTAECKFKESVFENYYVIYSSTLYRQHESGRAWFLGLNKEGLIMKGNRVKKTKPCSHFVPRPIEVCMYKEPSLHDIDEKQRSRKNSGTPTMGTRKEINQDSTDHEGS
- the fgf12b gene encoding fibroblast growth factor 12 isoform X3, which translates into the protein MRIARLLRQKGAHMLRCLCAQRTEPNGTDTEPQLKGIVTRLFSEQGFYLQMQPDGTVSGTKDENSDYTLFNLIPVGLRVVAIQGVKAGLYVAMNGEGFLFSSEVFTAECKFKESVFENYYVIYSSTLYRQHESGRAWFLGLNKEGLIMKGNRVKKTKPCSHFVPRPIEVCMYKEPSLHDIDEKQRSRKNSGTPTMGTRKEINQDSTDHEGS